From Patagioenas fasciata isolate bPatFas1 chromosome 15, bPatFas1.hap1, whole genome shotgun sequence, a single genomic window includes:
- the NDUFB6 gene encoding NADH dehydrogenase [ubiquinone] 1 beta subcomplex subunit 6 — MSGYSEDEKLRLQQLRVLRRRWLRDQELSEREPVLPRRQLGPVAAFWERFLQPGGLWRQQVFKAYQTAGFVLVRVLVPAWVICYYLKYHVMKTPHGVVMSNPRIFPGDRILETGEIMPPLPEEHDEHH; from the exons ATGAGCGGCTACAGCGAGGACGAGAAGCTGCGGCTGCAGCAGCTCCGCGTCCTGCGGCGCCGCTGGCTGCGGGACCAGGAGCTGAGCGAGCGGGAGCCCGTCCTGCCGCGGCGGCAGCTAGGGCCGGTGGCCGCGTTCTGGGAGCGGTTCCTGCAGCCCGGGGGGCTCTGGCGGCAACAG gTGTTCAAGGCCTACCAGACCGCCGGGTTCGTCCTGGTGCGGGTCCTGGTCCCCGCCTGGGTCATCTGCTACTACCTGAAGTACCACGTCATG AAAACGCCGCACGGTGTTGTTATGTCAAATCCACGGATATTCCCA GGGGACAGGATTTTAGAGACTGGAGAAATTATGCCACCCTTGCCAGAAGAACATGATGAGCACCACTGA
- the ALG1 gene encoding chitobiosyldiphosphodolichol beta-mannosyltransferase isoform X1 has translation MAAGGVALLLAGAALVAALLWRRRAAAAGGGGRVCVAVLGDLGRSPRMQYHALSLARHGRDVALLGYVQSRPHGDVLRSGNIRLVPVAELRGLRVGPKVFQYVIKVIVQAIQLLYTMLKIDQPSYILLQNPPGLPSIAVAWVACLFWGSKLIIDWHNYGYTIMSLSHGRNHPLVQIAKWYEKLFGRLSDYNLCVTNAMKEDLWVNCNIKAVTLYDKPASYFKETPLEIQHQLYMKLAKDYEPFKPRTESFSLNSETSAFTEKDEKNGHVIKTRGRPALLISSTSWTEDEDFSVLLKALEDYERYINEGVKLPSLVCVITGKGPLKDYYNGLINKLHFKHIQICTPWLEAEDYPLLLGSADLGVCLHKSSSGLDLPMKVVDMFGCCLPVCAIHFECLHELVKHNENGLIFRDSNELAEQLKMLFLEFPTLEGKLHNFRKNLRVSKQLRWDESWDQTVLPLLGQNK, from the exons ATGGCGGCGGGCGGGGTGGCGTTGCTGTTGGCCGGCGCGGCGCTGGTCGCGGCGCTGCtgtggcggcggcgggcggcagcggcgggcggcgggggccgggtgTGCGTGGCCGTGCTGGGTGACCTGGGCCGCAGCCCGCGGATGCAGTACCACGCGCTGTCGCTGGCCCGGCACGGGCGCGACGTCGCGCTGCTGGGCTATGTCC AGAGCAGGCCGCACGGCGACGTGCTGCGGAGCGGGAACATCCGGCTGGTGCCCGtggcggagctgcgggggctgcgAG TTGGCCCGAAGGTTTTCCAGTATGTCATAAAAGTTATTGTGCAGGCAATACAATTACTGTACACAATGCTAAAGATAGATCAGCCATCCTATATTCTTCTTCAG AATCCTCCAGGCTTACCTAGCATAGCCGTTGCCTGGGTCGCATGTCTTTTCTGGGGAAGCAAACTGATAATTGATTGGCACAACTATGGATACACTATAATGAGTCTGAGTCATGGAAGAAATCATCCACTAGTACAAATTGCAAAATG gtaTGAAAAACTTTTTGGGCGTTTGTCAGACTACAACTTGTGTGTCACTAACGCGATGAAAGAAGATCTATGGGTGAATTGCAACATAAA GGCAGTAACACTATATGACAAGCCAgcttcttattttaaggaaacaccGTTAGAAATTCAACATCAATTGTACATGAAACTTGCCAAAGACTATGAGCCTTTTAAACCACG TACAGAGTCTTTCAGTTTGAATTCTGAGACATCTGCCTTTAcagaaaaggatgaaaaaaatggACATGTGATAAAAACCAGAGGACGGCCAGCTCTTCTAATCAGCAGCACAAGCTGGACAG AGGATGAAGACTTCTCAGTCCTTTTGAAAGCTTTAGAAG atTACGAGCGATATATCAATGAAGGAGTCAAGCTTCCATCTTTAGTATGTGTGATAACAG gTAAAGGACCTCTGAAAGACTACTACAATGGGCTGATAAATAAACTGCACTTTAAACACATCCAGATCTGTACACCATGGCTCGAAGCTGAGGATTACCCTCTTTTGCTTG gTTCAGCAGACCTGGGGGTGTGTCTCCATAAATCATCTAGTGGTTTGGATTTACCCATGAAGGTGGTAGATATGTTTGGCTGTTGTTTACCTGTATGTGCAATACATTTTGAATG TTTACATGAACTTGTGAAACACAATGAAAATGGTCTGATATTCAGGGACTCAAATGAACTGGCGGAACAACTAAAG atgcttttCTTGGAATTTCCTACACTGGAAGGCAAACTGCACAACTTCAGAAAAAACCTCCGTGTGTCCAAGCAGCTGCGCTGGGATGAGAGTTGGGACCAGACTGTTCTTCCTTTGCTTGGGCAGAATAAATGA
- the EEF2KMT gene encoding protein-lysine N-methyltransferase EEF2KMT isoform X4, giving the protein MAEPELGIRFQRRFLAARQLRSFPWLELEQNLQTSLDSSLLVDILHKHESTAAEPLDELYDALADILNEEESTRCYKNYLLPTGGCVTLSESVAIISGGTTGLVTWDAALHLAEWAIENSGVFSNRTVLELGSGIGFTGIAICKTCNPKTYIFSDHHHGVLKQLAENICLNGFVLEPETTQHIQTETGGQEAEATNYQNPKLIVAELDWGSVTGKQLLDLQPDVIIAADVVYDPEITLALIAMLQNLSTSRGDRKPPEVYIASTIRNPDTYHLFQAELDKVEIRWQIIPAPSNSTFLYDVQANVTILQLFI; this is encoded by the exons ATGGCCGAGCCGGAGCTGGGGATCCGCTTCCAGCGCCGCTTCCTGGCGGCCCGGCAGCTCCGCTCCTTCCCCTGGCTG GAGCTGGAACAAAACCTGCAGACTTCGCTGGATTCCTCCCTGCTGGTGGATATTCTGCACAAG CACGAGTCCACAGCAGCTGAACCACTGGATGAACTGTATGATGCACTGGCAgatattttaaatgaagaagaATCTACTCGCTGTTACAAAAACTACTTACTG CCCACGGGAGGATGTGTTACCCTGTCCGAGAGCGTGGCAATTATCTCCGGAGGAACCACGGGGCTCGTCACGTGGGACGCTGCTCTTCATCTCGCGGAATGGGCAATAGAGAACTCTGGGGTTTTTAGTAACAG GACGGTCTTGGAATTAGGAAGTGGGATCGGCTTCACTGGAATTGCAATCTGTAAAACCTGCAACCCTAAAACGTACATATTTAGTGACCACCACCATGGCGTTCTCAAACAGCTGGCAGAAAACATCTGTTTGAACGGCTTTGTCTTGGAGCCTGAAACTACCCAGCATATCCAAACAGAGACCGGAGGCCAGGAGGCAGAAGCAACAAATTACCAAAACCCAAAACTAATCGTTGCAGAACTGGACTGGGGCTCAGTTACAGGAAAACAACTGTTGGATCTTCAGCCTGACGTCATAATTGCAGCAG ATGTGGTATATGATCCAGAGATAACTTTAGCCCTTATTGCTATGCTACAAAACCTCTCCACTTCCAGAGGAGATAGAAAACCTCCTGAGGTCTACATCGCTTCCACCATTCGTAACCCCGACACCTATCACCTGTTCCAGGCTGAACTTG ATAAAGTTGAGATCAGATGGCAGATTATTCCAGCACCCAGCAACAGTACTTTCCTCTATGATGTGCAGGCAAACGTAACTATTCTGCAGCTATTTATATAG
- the EEF2KMT gene encoding protein-lysine N-methyltransferase EEF2KMT isoform X1 — protein MAEPELGIRFQRRFLAARQLRSFPWLELEQNLQTSLDSSLLVDILHKTILHPLCVKYPPSTKYRRCFLTELIKKHESTAAEPLDELYDALADILNEEESTRCYKNYLLPTGGCVTLSESVAIISGGTTGLVTWDAALHLAEWAIENSGVFSNRTVLELGSGIGFTGIAICKTCNPKTYIFSDHHHGVLKQLAENICLNGFVLEPETTQHIQTETGGQEAEATNYQNPKLIVAELDWGSVTGKQLLDLQPDVIIAADVVYDPEITLALIAMLQNLSTSRGDRKPPEVYIASTIRNPDTYHLFQAELDKVEIRWQIIPAPSNSTFLYDVQANVTILQLFI, from the exons ATGGCCGAGCCGGAGCTGGGGATCCGCTTCCAGCGCCGCTTCCTGGCGGCCCGGCAGCTCCGCTCCTTCCCCTGGCTG GAGCTGGAACAAAACCTGCAGACTTCGCTGGATTCCTCCCTGCTGGTGGATATTCTGCACAAG ACCATTCTCCACCCTCTGTGTGTAAAATATCCCCCTTCCACCAAGTACAGAAGATGCTTTCTGACCGAACTCATCAAAAAG CACGAGTCCACAGCAGCTGAACCACTGGATGAACTGTATGATGCACTGGCAgatattttaaatgaagaagaATCTACTCGCTGTTACAAAAACTACTTACTG CCCACGGGAGGATGTGTTACCCTGTCCGAGAGCGTGGCAATTATCTCCGGAGGAACCACGGGGCTCGTCACGTGGGACGCTGCTCTTCATCTCGCGGAATGGGCAATAGAGAACTCTGGGGTTTTTAGTAACAG GACGGTCTTGGAATTAGGAAGTGGGATCGGCTTCACTGGAATTGCAATCTGTAAAACCTGCAACCCTAAAACGTACATATTTAGTGACCACCACCATGGCGTTCTCAAACAGCTGGCAGAAAACATCTGTTTGAACGGCTTTGTCTTGGAGCCTGAAACTACCCAGCATATCCAAACAGAGACCGGAGGCCAGGAGGCAGAAGCAACAAATTACCAAAACCCAAAACTAATCGTTGCAGAACTGGACTGGGGCTCAGTTACAGGAAAACAACTGTTGGATCTTCAGCCTGACGTCATAATTGCAGCAG ATGTGGTATATGATCCAGAGATAACTTTAGCCCTTATTGCTATGCTACAAAACCTCTCCACTTCCAGAGGAGATAGAAAACCTCCTGAGGTCTACATCGCTTCCACCATTCGTAACCCCGACACCTATCACCTGTTCCAGGCTGAACTTG ATAAAGTTGAGATCAGATGGCAGATTATTCCAGCACCCAGCAACAGTACTTTCCTCTATGATGTGCAGGCAAACGTAACTATTCTGCAGCTATTTATATAG
- the ALG1 gene encoding chitobiosyldiphosphodolichol beta-mannosyltransferase isoform X2, producing the protein MLKIDQPSYILLQNPPGLPSIAVAWVACLFWGSKLIIDWHNYGYTIMSLSHGRNHPLVQIAKWYEKLFGRLSDYNLCVTNAMKEDLWVNCNIKAVTLYDKPASYFKETPLEIQHQLYMKLAKDYEPFKPRTESFSLNSETSAFTEKDEKNGHVIKTRGRPALLISSTSWTEDEDFSVLLKALEDYERYINEGVKLPSLVCVITGKGPLKDYYNGLINKLHFKHIQICTPWLEAEDYPLLLGSADLGVCLHKSSSGLDLPMKVVDMFGCCLPVCAIHFECLHELVKHNENGLIFRDSNELAEQLKMLFLEFPTLEGKLHNFRKNLRVSKQLRWDESWDQTVLPLLGQNK; encoded by the exons ATGCTAAAGATAGATCAGCCATCCTATATTCTTCTTCAG AATCCTCCAGGCTTACCTAGCATAGCCGTTGCCTGGGTCGCATGTCTTTTCTGGGGAAGCAAACTGATAATTGATTGGCACAACTATGGATACACTATAATGAGTCTGAGTCATGGAAGAAATCATCCACTAGTACAAATTGCAAAATG gtaTGAAAAACTTTTTGGGCGTTTGTCAGACTACAACTTGTGTGTCACTAACGCGATGAAAGAAGATCTATGGGTGAATTGCAACATAAA GGCAGTAACACTATATGACAAGCCAgcttcttattttaaggaaacaccGTTAGAAATTCAACATCAATTGTACATGAAACTTGCCAAAGACTATGAGCCTTTTAAACCACG TACAGAGTCTTTCAGTTTGAATTCTGAGACATCTGCCTTTAcagaaaaggatgaaaaaaatggACATGTGATAAAAACCAGAGGACGGCCAGCTCTTCTAATCAGCAGCACAAGCTGGACAG AGGATGAAGACTTCTCAGTCCTTTTGAAAGCTTTAGAAG atTACGAGCGATATATCAATGAAGGAGTCAAGCTTCCATCTTTAGTATGTGTGATAACAG gTAAAGGACCTCTGAAAGACTACTACAATGGGCTGATAAATAAACTGCACTTTAAACACATCCAGATCTGTACACCATGGCTCGAAGCTGAGGATTACCCTCTTTTGCTTG gTTCAGCAGACCTGGGGGTGTGTCTCCATAAATCATCTAGTGGTTTGGATTTACCCATGAAGGTGGTAGATATGTTTGGCTGTTGTTTACCTGTATGTGCAATACATTTTGAATG TTTACATGAACTTGTGAAACACAATGAAAATGGTCTGATATTCAGGGACTCAAATGAACTGGCGGAACAACTAAAG atgcttttCTTGGAATTTCCTACACTGGAAGGCAAACTGCACAACTTCAGAAAAAACCTCCGTGTGTCCAAGCAGCTGCGCTGGGATGAGAGTTGGGACCAGACTGTTCTTCCTTTGCTTGGGCAGAATAAATGA
- the NAGPA gene encoding N-acetylglucosamine-1-phosphodiester alpha-N-acetylglucosaminidase, producing the protein MAVCGAAGGGRGRRPPVPAGRAVVAAALAALGWLQAARGSGSPPSDPLLQPYFPYQHGPRHHHRHVRDCQSVKYGNVTHEAWPSDNRTGGPVAVTRTFVSYIPPEGEHRKVVYGHFTFVRNPLRTFSVLEPGGTGGCQDQRRVTVEETAKLRKCLVAQNGGYFNMETGECLGNVVSDGKLVRNSGGLQNAQFGIRKDGTMVFGYLSEEDVLDQANPFVQLVSGVVWLLRDGEVYISQSQKAECDEVQTTGTFDRFINVISARTAVGHDKQGRLVLVHVDGQTESRGVNLWEMAEFLKQQGIINAINLDGGGSATLVLNGTLANYPSEHCSFDSMWRCPRSISTVVCIHEPACEPADCSGHGDCVEGQCHCTGDFWRGPACDILDCGTSNCSLHGICTDSGCLCDAGWIGSNCSEACAAGFYGHACTQKCQCQNGGLCDPVHGACSCPAGYYGTSCEQECPMGWYGPNCQKQCACEHTCPCDRETGSCNITYELAIQDQLNKAGRCWASQSKGRSKEKFSLSEKTWISLTSVLALLLVISAMGNISLFLRSRSERQHKSGDYLYHPLREMNGEASHTSTSAACETEDAPDQSQALLLSPG; encoded by the exons ATGGCGGTTTGCGGAGCcgcgggcgggggccgggggcggcggccgccggtgccggcggggcgggcggtggTGGCCGCCGCGCTGGCGGCGCTCGGCTGGCTGCAGGCGGCGCGCGGCTCCGG gagcccccccagtgaccctctGCTGCAGCCGTATTTCCCCTACCAGCATGGCCCCCGGCACCACCACCGGCACGTCAGGGACTGTCAGTCTGTCAAGTATGGCAACGTGACACACGAAGCTTGGCCCAGTGACAACAGGACAGGTGGCCCAGTGGCTGTCACCAGAACATTTGTTTCTTACATCCCCCCAGAGGGTGAGCACCGCAAGGTTGTCTATGGCCACTTCACTTTTGTGAGGAATCCCCTGAGGACCTTCTCTGTGCTAGAGCCGGGTGGCACAGGGGGCTGCCAGGATCAACGCAGAGTCACTGTGGAAGAGACTGCAAAGCTCAGGAAGTGTCTGGTGGCCCAGAACGGTGGGTACTTCAACATGGAAACAGGAGAGTGTCTTGGGAATGTTGTGAGCGATGGGAAGCTGGTGAGAAACTCTGGAGGCCTGCAAAATGCTCAGTTCGGCATCCGGAAGGATGGCACCATGGTGTTTGG TTACCTGTCTGAAGAAGATGTCTTGGATCAAGCAAACCCTTTCGTCCAGCTTGTGAGTGGGGTAGTTTGGCTACTAAGAGATGGAGAAGTGTACATCAGTCAGAGTCAAAAGGCTGAGTGTGATGAAGTTCAAACCACAG GAACCTTCGACAGGTTCATCAATGTGATATCAGCCAGGACTGCGGTTGGACACGACAAGCAGGGGCGGCTGGTCCTGGTTCAtgtggatggacagacagagtCCAGAGG GGTCAACCTCTGGGAAATGGCTGAATTTCTGAAGCAGCAGGGAATCATCAATGCTATCAACCTGGATGGTGGAGGGTCTGCAACGCTGGTCTTAAATGGAACCCTTGCAAACTACCCATCTGAGCACTG CTCCTTTGACAGCATGTGGCGTTGCCCTCGGAGCATCTCGACTGTCGTGTGTATCCACGAGCCTGCCTGCGAGCCTGCAGACTGTAGCGGACACGGGGACTGCGTGGAAGGGCAGTGCCACTGCACGGGGGACTTCTGGAGAGGCCCAGCCTGTGACATCTTGGACTGTGGTACTTCCAACTGCAGCCTGCATGGCATCTGCACCGACT CTGGATGCCTGTGTGATGCTGGCTGGATTGGCAGCAACTGCAGTGAAG CTTGTGCTGCCGGTTTCTATGGGCATGCTTGCACCCAGAAGTGCCAGTGCCAGAACGGTGGCTTGTGTGACCCTGTGCATGGAGCCTGTTCCTGCCCAGCTGGGTACTATGGCACCAGCTGTGAGCAAG AGTGTCCCATGGGCTGGTATGGGCCAAACTGCCAGAAACAATGTGCTTGTGAGCACACGTGTCCCTGTGACCGGGAGACAGGCAGCTGCAACATCACCTACGAGCTGGCAATACAGGACCAGTTAAACAAAG CTGGTCGGTGTTGGGCATCCCAAAGTAAGGGAAGGAGCAAAGAAAAGTTCTCTCTGTCAGA AAAAACCTGGATCTCCCTGACCTCTGTCTTGGCTCTGCTTCTTGTGATCAGTGCCATGGGGAACATCAGCCTTTTTCTCAGGTCCAGGTCAGAGAGGCAGCATAAGAGCGGTGACTACCTCTACCACCCCTTGAGGGAGATGAATGGGGAAGCCAGTCACACCTCCACATCTGCTGCCTGTGAGACAGAAGATGCTCCAGACCAAAGTCAGGCACTCCTCCTGAGTCCTGGATGA
- the EEF2KMT gene encoding protein-lysine N-methyltransferase EEF2KMT isoform X2, translated as MAEPELGIRFQRRFLAARQLRSFPWLELEQNLQTSLDSSLLVDILHKTILHPLCVKYPPSTKYRRCFLTELIKKHESTAAEPLDELYDALADILNEEESTRCYKNYLLPTGGCVTLSESVAIISGGTTGLVTWDAALHLAEWAIENSGVFSNRTVLELGSGIGFTGIAICKTCNPKTYIFSDHHHGVLKQLAENICLNGFVLEPETTQHIQTETGGQEAEATNYQNPKLIVAELDWGSVTGKQLLDLQPDVIIAADVVYDPEITLALIAMLQNLSTSRGDRKPPEVYIASTIRNPDTYHLFQAELAGRQAAAPEKYL; from the exons ATGGCCGAGCCGGAGCTGGGGATCCGCTTCCAGCGCCGCTTCCTGGCGGCCCGGCAGCTCCGCTCCTTCCCCTGGCTG GAGCTGGAACAAAACCTGCAGACTTCGCTGGATTCCTCCCTGCTGGTGGATATTCTGCACAAG ACCATTCTCCACCCTCTGTGTGTAAAATATCCCCCTTCCACCAAGTACAGAAGATGCTTTCTGACCGAACTCATCAAAAAG CACGAGTCCACAGCAGCTGAACCACTGGATGAACTGTATGATGCACTGGCAgatattttaaatgaagaagaATCTACTCGCTGTTACAAAAACTACTTACTG CCCACGGGAGGATGTGTTACCCTGTCCGAGAGCGTGGCAATTATCTCCGGAGGAACCACGGGGCTCGTCACGTGGGACGCTGCTCTTCATCTCGCGGAATGGGCAATAGAGAACTCTGGGGTTTTTAGTAACAG GACGGTCTTGGAATTAGGAAGTGGGATCGGCTTCACTGGAATTGCAATCTGTAAAACCTGCAACCCTAAAACGTACATATTTAGTGACCACCACCATGGCGTTCTCAAACAGCTGGCAGAAAACATCTGTTTGAACGGCTTTGTCTTGGAGCCTGAAACTACCCAGCATATCCAAACAGAGACCGGAGGCCAGGAGGCAGAAGCAACAAATTACCAAAACCCAAAACTAATCGTTGCAGAACTGGACTGGGGCTCAGTTACAGGAAAACAACTGTTGGATCTTCAGCCTGACGTCATAATTGCAGCAG ATGTGGTATATGATCCAGAGATAACTTTAGCCCTTATTGCTATGCTACAAAACCTCTCCACTTCCAGAGGAGATAGAAAACCTCCTGAGGTCTACATCGCTTCCACCATTCGTAACCCCGACACCTATCACCTGTTCCAGGCTGAACTTG CAGGTAGGCAAGCTGCAGCCCCTGAAAAGTACCTGTGA
- the EEF2KMT gene encoding protein-lysine N-methyltransferase EEF2KMT isoform X3, producing the protein MAEPELGIRFQRRFLAARQLRSFPWLELEQNLQTSLDSSLLVDILHKTILHPLCVKYPPSTKYRRCFLTELIKKHESTAAEPLDELYDALADILNEEESTRCYKNYLLPTGGCVTLSESVAIISGGTTGLVTWDAALHLAEWAIENSGVFSNRTVLELGSGIGFTGIAICKTCNPKTYIFSDHHHGVLKQLAENICLNGFVLEPETTQHIQTETGGQEAEATNYQNPKLIVAELDWGSVTGKQLLDLQPDVIIAADVVYDPEITLALIAMLQNLSTSRGDRKPPEVYIASTIRNPDTYHLFQAELGRQAAAPEKYL; encoded by the exons ATGGCCGAGCCGGAGCTGGGGATCCGCTTCCAGCGCCGCTTCCTGGCGGCCCGGCAGCTCCGCTCCTTCCCCTGGCTG GAGCTGGAACAAAACCTGCAGACTTCGCTGGATTCCTCCCTGCTGGTGGATATTCTGCACAAG ACCATTCTCCACCCTCTGTGTGTAAAATATCCCCCTTCCACCAAGTACAGAAGATGCTTTCTGACCGAACTCATCAAAAAG CACGAGTCCACAGCAGCTGAACCACTGGATGAACTGTATGATGCACTGGCAgatattttaaatgaagaagaATCTACTCGCTGTTACAAAAACTACTTACTG CCCACGGGAGGATGTGTTACCCTGTCCGAGAGCGTGGCAATTATCTCCGGAGGAACCACGGGGCTCGTCACGTGGGACGCTGCTCTTCATCTCGCGGAATGGGCAATAGAGAACTCTGGGGTTTTTAGTAACAG GACGGTCTTGGAATTAGGAAGTGGGATCGGCTTCACTGGAATTGCAATCTGTAAAACCTGCAACCCTAAAACGTACATATTTAGTGACCACCACCATGGCGTTCTCAAACAGCTGGCAGAAAACATCTGTTTGAACGGCTTTGTCTTGGAGCCTGAAACTACCCAGCATATCCAAACAGAGACCGGAGGCCAGGAGGCAGAAGCAACAAATTACCAAAACCCAAAACTAATCGTTGCAGAACTGGACTGGGGCTCAGTTACAGGAAAACAACTGTTGGATCTTCAGCCTGACGTCATAATTGCAGCAG ATGTGGTATATGATCCAGAGATAACTTTAGCCCTTATTGCTATGCTACAAAACCTCTCCACTTCCAGAGGAGATAGAAAACCTCCTGAGGTCTACATCGCTTCCACCATTCGTAACCCCGACACCTATCACCTGTTCCAGGCTGAACTTGGTAG GCAAGCTGCAGCCCCTGAAAAGTACCTGTGA